The Acidimicrobiales bacterium sequence GGACGGAGTCGCGCGCGGCCTGGTGATGTGCGACGGCTTCTCGGCCATCCGGGCCCGCATGGTCGGCTCGCGTGCGCCGGCGCGGCCCCGCCGGTTCTCGCGCGTGGGCCGGGTGCCGGGATCGGCCCCGGCCGGGGCGGCGGCGGGGCGGTGGTCCCTGGTGCCGGCGGGCCCGGAGGGGGGCGCCCCCGAGGACGGCCTCGACCGCGAGGAGCTGGCCGAGGCGGTGGCCGAGCAGCTGCTCAACCGCTGGGGCGTGTTGTTCCGCGACCTGGCGGTGCGCGACGGGCTGCGCCTCCCGTGGCGGGACCTGCAGTGGGCCCTGCGCCGGCTGGAGGACCGCGGCCTGATCCGGGGCGGGCGCTTCGTGAGCGGCTTCGGCGGGGAGCAGTACGCCCTGCCGGCGGCCGCCGAGCAACTGGCCCGGGTCCGCCGGGCGCCCAAGAGCGGTGAGCGCGTAACCGTCAACGCCACCGACCCTCTCAACCTCGTCGGGCTGGTCGTCCCGGGTGACACGGTGCCGGCCGTGCGGACCAACCGCGTCGTCTACGTCGACGGCGTGCCCGAGGACTGACGAGGGGCCGGCGAGAATTAACCGGATGGACCCACATCCGTAGTGAGGACTTCGTGATCGCCCGCTGCCGCGACGGGTCGAAGCTGCCCGAGCTGTTCAGCCCGGCCGAGCTGCGTCCCACGGTGACCGGCGGCGCCGCGACCTGGCCGGCCGGCGCCTGACCCACCGCTGACCATCCCCGGGCCGGCGCCGCCGCCCTCCGGCATGCTGTGGCCGTGGACGGCGTCACCCCGGAGACCTGCGCCGAGTGCGGCTTCGACGCCCGGGCCTGGACGCGCCGCGATGCCGGGTCGCTCCTCGACGCTCTCGGGACCTGGTGGGCCCTGGCCACGACCGGCATCCCCGCCGCCGAGCTGAACCGTCGGCCGGCGGCGGGTGTCTGGTCGGCCCTGGAGTACGGCCTGCACAGCGCCCTCGTGACGGCCGTGATCACGGAGGGGGTCGAGCGCATCCTGGCCGAGGACGGTTGCCAGCTGCCCGCGCCCCCGACACCAGCCGACGCTGACGGCGCCGTCGGCCTCGACCTCGATCCGGCCCCGGTCCTCTCCGCTCTCCGGCACGAGGGAGCGCGCCTGGCGGCGCTGGTCCCCGGGCGGGCCACGGCTCCCGACAGGTGGGCCCGGACCGGACGCCTCGGCCCCGTCACCATCCAGGCCGAGGCCGCGCTCGTGCACGCCGTCCACGACGCCAGCCACCACTTCATGGACGTGAGCCGGGGGCTGACGGCGCTCGGGGCGGGGGCGCCGGCCGCCACCGGAAGGGTGGCGCAGGTCAACAGCTCCGGCGGCGGGGTCCCCAAGGCGGCGGTGCCGGGCGGGCGGATCGGGTGGCGGGGCCTGGAGGGGGACCGCCAGCGGAACCGCAAGCACCACGGCCGCCCCTACCAGGCCCTCTGCCTGTGGTCCTCCGAGGTGATAGCCGGGCTGGCCGCCGCCGGGCACGCCCTGGCCCCCGGGCGGGCCGGCGAGAACCTCACCGTGGCCGGGCTGGACTGGGCCACCCTGCGCGCCGGGACGGCGATGCGGGTGGGGTCGGCCCTGATCGAGATCTCGTGGCCGGCCATCCCGTGCCACCACCAGACGCAGTGGTTCACCGACGGGGACTTCTCCCGGATCTCCCACGAGGACAACCCGGGCTCGGCCCGCTGGTACGCGTGGGTGCGCCGGCCCGGCGCCGTCGAGGTCGGGGACGAGGTGGAGGTGCTCGGCCGCCTGGACTGAGCCCGCTCAGTCCAAGGCCAGGGCGGCGGCGGCGGCGAACAGGTCGTCGGCCAGGCCCTCGTCCCCGCTCACCAGGCCGCCCGAACCGACCCGGTCCGTGCGGTTCCCCACGACCCGGCAGAAGGCCGAGCCGTCCACGACGACCCGGGCGGCGGCCGGCGGCAGCGGGTCAGCGGCGCCGGCCGGGTCCAGCCCCACGTCCCAGGTGCCGCCTCCGGGCCCGGTCAGCACCAGACGCACGGCGCGTCCGGGCCGGGCCCGTCCCGCCAGGGCCACGCCGGTGGGAAGCAGGCCGACCGCCAGCGCGGTCATGCGGGCCAGGGACTCGGCGTCGGGGTCGGTCGGGGGGCGCCCGGTGGCGCGCCGGATGTCCCCGTCATGGATCCAGATCTCGAAGGCGCGCACCACCAGAAGCAGGTCGAGAGGCAGGGTGATGCCGAACCACGTGACCGCAGCACCGGGATCGGCTCCTTCGGCGGCGGCCAGGCTCAGCGCCGCGGCGTGTGACCACTCGGCCTGCGTAGCGCCGGCCGGTCGTCCCCCCTGGGCCCGGGCGAAGGGATCGGTCGCGGCCACGTGCTGGCCGGGCCCCGGGTCCGAGCCCGCCTCCTCCAGACCGCCCCGGAAGTGGGTCTCCACGCCGATGAGATGGCCGACCAGGCCCTGGACGTCGAGGTCCCGGAGGGTGGGACGGGCCCACTCGTCGGGAGCGAGACCGGTGACCAGCTCGTTGAAGGCGGCGGTGATGCGCCGGAATACCTCGACCCCGGAGATCTGGGCGGGCGGGGAAGTGGGCCGCCCGGGCGGGCGGTGCTCGCGGGCCCGGTCCAGCATGCGGTCGCGCAGGCCCCGGGGCGGCGCTTCGGCCTCCGACTCCGCCAGAGCAAAGCGCAGCTCGCGCAGAGCGTCGGCGCCGGCGCGCTCGGCGGACGTCACAGCGCGTCCACCTCGAGCGGTGCCAGCCACTCCGCCAGCTTGGCCTGGGCCAGGCGCATGCGCGACTTGACCGTTCCCTCGGGGACGCCCAGGACGGCGGCCACCTCGCGCTGGGGCCGTCCCGACCAGTACGCCAGCTCCACCGCCTGGCGCTGCGCCTCGGGAAGCCGGGCAATGGCCTGGCGCACCACCTCGGCCACCGTCACCGCGTCCATCCTGTCCGACGCCCGCCCTTCGGGCCGCGGCTGCATCAGCTCGCAGTGCTCCTCACGCGCGCGCCGCCGCGTGTCGCTGCGCACGGCGTCGACGGCCCGGCGGTGGGCCTGCACCCCGAGATAGGCCCGCAGCGAGCCCCGCTCCGGGTCGAACCGCTCCGGATTGCGCCACAGGGCGGTGAAGACCTCCTGAACCACGTCCTCGGCGACGCTCCGGTTCGCGACCACCCTTTTCGCCACACCGAACACCAACGGCGCGTAACGGTCATACACCTCGGCCAGGGCGTCGTCGTCCCCCGCCGCCAGCCGGGCCAGCAGAACACAGTCCCCCCGGTCCTCCACGGAAGTGAAGGTACCGGGCCGGCGGCGCAAAGTCTCGGGTTCCGGAAGTATTTCCGCAACGGGGCTTGCGAGCGACATCACCACCCGTCATTCGCCGGACACAGCCGGTGCGGATCACTGGCCTGCGGGCGGATCCGGCGCAGTGATCCGCGTCACCCGGCGGCTCCGAACCGTGACCCAGGGCCGCCCGACCGTGCGGGGCCGGGCGCCCAGCGAGGAGGCGAGAGCACCCAAATGGCACATTCCAACGAGATCCGGTTGCGCGATCTCTACGCCGTCTTCGCCACGGGGGGACCTGGACGGGTTCCTCCAGGGCTGCACCGACGACGTGAGCTTCCACGTCCCCGGCAACCCTCCGAACAGCGGGGTGTTCACCAAGGCCGGCTTCCCGGACTGGATCGTCAAGGTGCTCACCGTTGCGGAAGGCACCTTCCAGGAGCATGTCCTCGACGTGATCGCCAACGACGACAGGGGGGTCCTCCTCCTGCGCCACGAGTTCGACCGGGCCGGGGCCCACCGGCAATACCTCACCGCGCACGTCTGCGAGCTGAGGGACGGGGGACACCATGGCCTGGTTGGTGCGGACCACCGGGACCCACACCGGAGGGGATCTCGGCTTTCCCGCAACCGGGCGCACCTTCGAGACGCTGAGTGCCAACATCGGCAGGGTCCGTGACGGCCGGGCCGCCGAGCACTGGTCGGAGCAGGGGATGCTGCCGATGCTCCTGCAGCTGGGGGTCATGCCCGTCCCGGCCGGCTGACAGCCCGCAAGGGAACTTTGCGCCGATAGCGCGGCGCTAGGGTCGGGCGTGGACCTCGACGCCCTGGCCTATCTGTCCGTCACCCGCCTGTACGCCTCTTATGCCGACGTGGTCACCCGGCGGGCGTGGGCCGAGCTCGACGCCCTGTTCCTTCCCGACGCGCCGGTACACGTCGACCGGGTGAACGCCCCCCCGATCGAGCTCGTCGGGCCCGCCGCCTTCGGGGAGTTCGTGGCCGGCTCGATCGCCCGCTTCGAGTTCTTCGAGTTCGTCATCCTCAACCACGTGGTCCGGGTGCACGGGGACG is a genomic window containing:
- a CDS encoding ester cyclase → MAWLVRTTGTHTGGDLGFPATGRTFETLSANIGRVRDGRAAEHWSEQGMLPMLLQLGVMPVPAG
- a CDS encoding sigma-70 family RNA polymerase sigma factor, which produces MEDRGDCVLLARLAAGDDDALAEVYDRYAPLVFGVAKRVVANRSVAEDVVQEVFTALWRNPERFDPERGSLRAYLGVQAHRRAVDAVRSDTRRRAREEHCELMQPRPEGRASDRMDAVTVAEVVRQAIARLPEAQRQAVELAYWSGRPQREVAAVLGVPEGTVKSRMRLAQAKLAEWLAPLEVDAL
- a CDS encoding MOSC domain-containing protein; its protein translation is MDGVTPETCAECGFDARAWTRRDAGSLLDALGTWWALATTGIPAAELNRRPAAGVWSALEYGLHSALVTAVITEGVERILAEDGCQLPAPPTPADADGAVGLDLDPAPVLSALRHEGARLAALVPGRATAPDRWARTGRLGPVTIQAEAALVHAVHDASHHFMDVSRGLTALGAGAPAATGRVAQVNSSGGGVPKAAVPGGRIGWRGLEGDRQRNRKHHGRPYQALCLWSSEVIAGLAAAGHALAPGRAGENLTVAGLDWATLRAGTAMRVGSALIEISWPAIPCHHQTQWFTDGDFSRISHEDNPGSARWYAWVRRPGAVEVGDEVEVLGRLD
- a CDS encoding maleylpyruvate isomerase family mycothiol-dependent enzyme, producing the protein MTSAERAGADALRELRFALAESEAEAPPRGLRDRMLDRAREHRPPGRPTSPPAQISGVEVFRRITAAFNELVTGLAPDEWARPTLRDLDVQGLVGHLIGVETHFRGGLEEAGSDPGPGQHVAATDPFARAQGGRPAGATQAEWSHAAALSLAAAEGADPGAAVTWFGITLPLDLLLVVRAFEIWIHDGDIRRATGRPPTDPDAESLARMTALAVGLLPTGVALAGRARPGRAVRLVLTGPGGGTWDVGLDPAGAADPLPPAAARVVVDGSAFCRVVGNRTDRVGSGGLVSGDEGLADDLFAAAAALALD
- a CDS encoding nuclear transport factor 2 family protein is translated as MDLDALAYLSVTRLYASYADVVTRRAWAELDALFLPDAPVHVDRVNAPPIELVGPAAFGEFVAGSIARFEFFEFVILNHVVRVHGDGAARGRLYMVELRQDSVTGEWSNAFGVYHDDVVVAGGAWRFAERRYQSLARKLGPGRAEVFPFPGAHSDL